The following proteins are encoded in a genomic region of Bacillus sp. FJAT-22090:
- a CDS encoding Na+/H+ antiporter subunit A yields MSLVFAIFAPVIVALVIPLLFKRVPTIHTGWFVLLVPVALVCFYATYIPSIMKGSTYMEELPWIPSLEISFISYLDGLSLLFSLLITGIGALVVLYSIFYMNKKKEKLGNFYVYLLMFMTAMLGVVQSDHLISLYFFWELTSISSFLLIGYWYTKDRSRFGALKSMMITVFGGLMMLGGFLILGIIGETFSIRELIEQAPALVSQDLFVWALVLVLLGAFTKSAQFPFYIWLPDAMEAPTPVSAYLHSATMVKAGLYLVARFTPIFALSEVWIWLVTGVGIITLLWGSFFAVKQTDLKAILAFSTVSQLGLIMSLLGIGSVAYHVTGDLVATFTFATFAAIFHLINHATFKGSLFMIAGIIDHETGTRDIRKLGGLMSLMPISFTIALIGSLSMAGVPPFNGFLSKEMFLDATLELQHFDLYAFDTWGILIPIIAWIASVFTFVYSLYFVFHTFRGKHKPEQLPKAAHEAPIGMLVSPGILATLVIVIFFVPNFIGTTFIKPAVAAIQPLAYKVPAEVGFTIKAWHGFNSPALYMTLGIFLVGFLFYKTIPKWTPVYEKLPSKFTLNNMYEGIMRLADGGAHRFSSMYMTGSIRSYFVFMFAAIILLLAGTMWFEDAFVISFENLAPIRFFEILISIILIVGTITILVTKSRLTAIIALGAVGYTVALFYIIFKAPDLALTQLVIETVSVALFLGAFYHLPKMDKHEKGKEDRGFRLGNFLIALGVGVMVTLIAISSHSQKLIPSIADYYKETVYSEAGGGNIVNVILVDYRGFDTLFEISVLTIASLGIIGMITLRLAKKKGDRKS; encoded by the coding sequence TTGTCCTTAGTTTTTGCAATATTCGCACCCGTCATTGTTGCACTTGTGATCCCTTTGTTATTTAAAAGGGTTCCTACTATACATACCGGCTGGTTTGTATTACTTGTACCCGTTGCACTTGTTTGTTTTTATGCAACCTACATACCTTCTATTATGAAGGGATCCACTTATATGGAGGAGCTCCCTTGGATACCGTCACTCGAGATATCCTTTATCTCTTATTTAGACGGGTTAAGCTTGCTTTTTTCGTTGTTAATTACAGGAATAGGAGCACTTGTTGTTCTTTACTCCATCTTTTATATGAACAAGAAAAAAGAAAAGCTTGGCAATTTTTACGTTTATTTATTAATGTTTATGACTGCTATGCTCGGAGTTGTTCAGTCAGATCATCTAATAAGTTTGTATTTCTTTTGGGAATTAACGTCCATATCTTCTTTTCTTCTTATTGGATATTGGTATACGAAAGATCGTTCTCGATTTGGTGCTCTTAAATCCATGATGATTACTGTTTTCGGTGGATTAATGATGCTAGGAGGCTTCTTGATTCTTGGCATTATCGGAGAAACATTTTCAATTCGTGAGCTAATTGAACAAGCACCTGCTCTAGTTAGTCAGGATCTATTTGTTTGGGCACTTGTACTCGTTTTACTTGGGGCATTTACAAAGTCAGCTCAGTTCCCATTTTATATTTGGTTACCTGATGCAATGGAAGCACCAACTCCAGTCAGTGCGTATCTGCATTCTGCTACGATGGTAAAAGCAGGCTTATATTTAGTAGCAAGATTTACTCCGATCTTTGCTCTATCCGAAGTTTGGATATGGCTTGTTACCGGAGTAGGTATCATCACATTATTATGGGGTTCCTTCTTTGCTGTCAAACAAACGGATCTAAAAGCGATACTTGCTTTTTCAACTGTCAGTCAACTTGGTCTAATCATGTCTTTACTTGGAATCGGTTCTGTCGCTTATCATGTTACGGGTGACTTAGTTGCTACATTTACATTTGCAACCTTTGCGGCAATCTTCCATCTAATTAATCACGCTACATTTAAAGGGAGCTTATTCATGATTGCAGGTATTATTGATCATGAAACAGGTACAAGAGATATCCGAAAACTTGGTGGACTCATGAGTTTAATGCCAATCAGTTTTACGATTGCATTAATCGGGAGCTTATCAATGGCAGGAGTTCCACCTTTTAATGGATTTTTAAGCAAGGAAATGTTCTTGGACGCTACTTTAGAGTTACAGCATTTCGACCTGTATGCATTCGATACTTGGGGCATATTGATTCCAATTATCGCATGGATCGCTAGTGTATTTACATTTGTTTATAGTCTTTATTTTGTTTTTCATACATTCCGTGGGAAACATAAACCGGAACAATTACCTAAAGCAGCTCACGAAGCTCCAATTGGAATGCTAGTTTCACCAGGTATACTAGCAACTCTTGTTATAGTTATTTTCTTTGTTCCAAATTTTATTGGTACTACGTTTATTAAACCGGCGGTAGCTGCTATTCAACCTTTAGCATACAAAGTTCCTGCGGAAGTAGGCTTTACAATAAAAGCTTGGCATGGTTTTAACTCGCCTGCTTTATACATGACACTTGGTATCTTTTTAGTTGGTTTCTTATTCTATAAAACCATACCAAAATGGACTCCAGTTTACGAAAAGTTGCCATCAAAATTCACTTTAAACAATATGTATGAAGGAATAATGCGACTTGCAGATGGAGGAGCTCATCGCTTTTCATCCATGTATATGACAGGTTCTATTCGTTCTTATTTTGTCTTTATGTTTGCTGCGATCATCCTATTACTCGCAGGTACAATGTGGTTTGAAGATGCATTTGTAATTAGTTTTGAAAACTTAGCACCAATTCGTTTCTTTGAGATACTTATTTCAATTATATTAATCGTCGGAACTATTACAATTTTGGTTACGAAATCAAGACTTACAGCGATAATTGCACTAGGAGCAGTAGGATACACGGTTGCTTTATTCTACATCATCTTTAAGGCTCCTGATCTTGCTTTAACACAATTAGTAATTGAAACAGTTTCAGTAGCATTATTTTTAGGGGCATTTTATCATTTGCCTAAAATGGACAAGCATGAAAAAGGAAAAGAAGATAGAGGTTTCCGACTTGGAAACTTCCTTATCGCTCTTGGAGTAGGTGTAATGGTTACATTGATCGCTATCTCTTCTCATTCTCAAAAGCTTATTCCTTCTATAGCAGATTATTATAAGGAAACTGTTTACTCAGAAGCTGGTGGCGGAAATATCGTAAACGTTATTTTAGTAGATTACCGTGGATTTGATACTTTATTTGAAATAAGTGTGTTAACAATTGCTTCTCTAGGAATTATAGGAATGATTACACTGCGTCTAGCAAAAAAGAAAGGAGATAGAAAAAGTTGA
- a CDS encoding DUF5366 family protein has translation MKNPYVFGFLPLITILLFSLSFSIFTMNKAIDLFKVIGVYSGMREFLSDLELKLFLVIILALIYFMLFSALKLIAETIHEIGMLFFSKDLEGKTISQARGGYVIFFIGSFISAIGFQSLQILLIIFLATAFVYFVYVIFKLSSSMSMMGTVGLIMFEFMVWSLFLTLVIYVTIKLYNGIVASLPFL, from the coding sequence ATGAAGAACCCATATGTGTTTGGATTTTTACCACTCATCACTATTTTGTTATTTAGTTTATCTTTTTCTATTTTTACAATGAACAAAGCGATAGATCTTTTTAAAGTAATTGGTGTTTATAGTGGGATGAGAGAGTTTTTATCCGATTTGGAATTGAAACTGTTCTTAGTTATTATCCTAGCACTTATTTATTTTATGCTTTTTTCTGCACTTAAGTTGATTGCTGAAACAATACATGAGATTGGGATGTTGTTTTTCTCAAAAGATTTAGAAGGTAAGACTATTTCTCAAGCACGTGGTGGATACGTCATTTTTTTTATTGGATCATTTATTTCAGCAATCGGTTTTCAATCTCTTCAAATATTGCTCATCATTTTTTTAGCTACAGCTTTTGTTTATTTTGTATACGTCATATTCAAATTAAGCAGTTCAATGAGCATGATGGGGACGGTAGGGTTAATAATGTTCGAGTTTATGGTATGGAGTCTATTTTTAACATTAGTCATCTATGTGACGATTAAACTTTATAATGGAATAGTGGCAAGTTTACCATTTTTATAA
- a CDS encoding transglycosylase domain-containing protein: MRQVIGFLLILLCFPLIWMLTSFIHAEILSASSFQDDLKQSIQLSTPPLSSPVVLLDENEQIFSEDYVEWRDPLPLESIPLFVQELFIQSEDVEFYNHIGFNFSAIFRAVFANASANAKEQGASTITQQLVRIRYLSTEKTYERKVTELIYAYEMEKQATKDEILTNYLNEIYFSNQVYGIGAAATYYFGRPLHELSDAELAFISAIPNNPTIYDPIDNFDATKKRQELLIDVLVKNGKIPKESGEAIKAEPIVLKTKTKKQLYPTYSTYVLEELKNLVASKEGFSEKIATAQNEQQKLLLENELQTKVNEVIAQGVTIYTALDPSKQLDDEKYVNKLLVKTPDLQAASVVINNETREIISLYGGKEYKKFDFHRAYQAVRQPGSALKSLLVYAPVFETTTLTPNNSINGGKLCIGSYCPQNYGGALYGNVTIKQAFRFSHNTPAVRLLETVGIDNAFAKLEPFQFNHLTNEDHTYAAALGGLTHGVTVLEMADAYSSFIDGMYKPAHAIRKVTDKKGNILYEWNEEKTEVWSPKTVQTMRGLLSDVVQNGTGKGISIPATYVGAKTGTTNDFYDYWIAGLTDTYTSAVWIGYDMPKNMKSIESRKIHHSIFNKIMREK; this comes from the coding sequence ATGCGACAAGTAATAGGGTTTCTCCTTATTTTATTATGTTTCCCTTTAATATGGATGTTGACATCCTTTATCCATGCAGAAATATTGTCCGCGTCTTCTTTTCAAGATGATTTAAAACAATCCATTCAATTATCAACCCCTCCCCTGTCTTCACCAGTTGTATTGTTAGACGAAAATGAACAAATCTTTTCAGAGGATTACGTGGAATGGAGAGACCCCCTACCGCTTGAGTCAATACCTTTATTTGTACAAGAGTTGTTCATTCAAAGCGAGGATGTAGAATTTTACAATCATATTGGATTTAATTTTAGCGCAATATTCCGAGCTGTTTTTGCCAATGCTTCTGCCAATGCAAAAGAACAAGGTGCTAGTACAATTACGCAACAATTAGTAAGAATACGATATTTATCTACTGAGAAAACGTATGAACGAAAAGTGACGGAGCTTATTTATGCATATGAAATGGAAAAGCAAGCTACAAAAGATGAAATATTAACGAATTATTTAAATGAAATATATTTTAGTAATCAGGTCTATGGTATTGGAGCTGCTGCAACTTATTATTTTGGAAGACCATTACACGAGTTGTCAGATGCAGAACTTGCCTTTATTAGTGCGATTCCAAACAATCCAACAATCTACGATCCTATAGATAATTTTGATGCAACAAAGAAAAGACAGGAATTACTTATAGATGTCCTAGTGAAAAACGGAAAAATACCAAAGGAAAGTGGAGAAGCAATAAAGGCTGAACCAATCGTCCTGAAGACAAAAACAAAAAAACAGCTGTACCCTACCTATAGCACTTATGTTTTAGAAGAGTTGAAGAATTTAGTTGCATCAAAAGAAGGTTTTTCCGAGAAAATAGCAACTGCCCAAAATGAACAGCAAAAGCTCTTATTAGAAAATGAACTTCAAACTAAAGTGAATGAAGTGATAGCACAAGGAGTGACAATTTATACAGCTCTTGATCCGTCGAAACAACTAGACGATGAAAAGTACGTAAATAAACTATTAGTTAAAACGCCTGATTTACAGGCTGCTTCGGTTGTCATTAATAACGAAACACGAGAAATCATCAGTTTATACGGAGGTAAAGAGTATAAAAAATTTGATTTTCATCGTGCGTATCAAGCAGTTAGACAACCGGGATCAGCATTAAAATCATTACTTGTGTACGCACCAGTTTTTGAAACAACTACATTAACTCCTAATAACTCGATAAATGGCGGGAAACTTTGTATTGGCTCATACTGTCCTCAAAACTATGGAGGCGCACTGTACGGGAATGTAACGATTAAGCAAGCTTTTCGCTTCAGTCACAATACTCCTGCAGTACGGTTATTAGAAACCGTTGGAATAGATAATGCATTTGCAAAACTAGAGCCATTCCAATTTAATCATTTAACGAATGAAGATCATACTTATGCTGCCGCACTTGGTGGATTAACACATGGCGTTACAGTATTAGAAATGGCCGATGCTTATAGCAGCTTTATTGATGGCATGTATAAGCCTGCTCATGCCATTCGAAAAGTTACAGATAAAAAGGGAAACATTTTATATGAATGGAATGAAGAAAAAACAGAGGTTTGGTCACCTAAAACAGTTCAAACTATGAGGGGATTACTTTCCGATGTAGTGCAAAATGGAACTGGAAAAGGAATCTCTATTCCTGCTACCTACGTTGGCGCTAAAACTGGAACTACGAATGACTTTTATGATTATTGGATTGCTGGGTTAACAGATACATATACCTCAGCAGTATGGATTGGCTATGACATGCCTAAAAATATGAAATCAATCGAATCTAGAAAAATTCATCATTCTATTTTTAACAAAATTATGAGAGAGAAATAG
- a CDS encoding MFS transporter, translating into MSVQKRNFIIMWFSNFLVSGTMTMIMPFLSLYINTMGDFSDAYVQKWSGLVFGATFVSAFLMSPIWGRIADKYGYKPILIINGFGIAISVLLMGFVSSVEAFFVLRLFMGVVTGFIPTSLAFISSQTPKKIAGKTMGTLQMGSVSGTLFGPIFGGFLADTFGFQYTFIITSSAVSIAALLVIFGVHEIRREKKKGDHEYSRKTVISGIFHHRLILNVLMITSLIQIGLFSIQPLLSLYVSHLTNSTEVALLAGVTFSATGVGSLLFARTWGKLGDTHGYEKILSILLILALIFIVPQAWVTDLWQLIILRFLFGIASGGLIPVTTALIRREAPIEVQGELMGYNTSFRFLGNIIGPMFGGFISGYIGISSVFYVTGSLFLCGYLIIYFARKKPVQDFEDVLLEEELHAKQTN; encoded by the coding sequence ATGAGCGTACAAAAAAGAAACTTTATTATTATGTGGTTTTCTAACTTTTTAGTATCTGGAACAATGACAATGATTATGCCCTTTTTATCTTTGTACATCAACACAATGGGAGACTTTTCGGATGCCTATGTTCAAAAATGGTCTGGTCTTGTGTTCGGGGCAACATTCGTATCGGCCTTTTTAATGTCTCCGATTTGGGGAAGAATTGCTGATAAATATGGGTACAAGCCTATTTTAATTATTAATGGCTTCGGTATTGCTATCAGTGTTTTATTAATGGGATTTGTTTCTTCTGTTGAAGCATTTTTTGTTCTTCGATTATTTATGGGAGTCGTTACTGGTTTCATCCCTACATCATTGGCTTTTATTAGCTCCCAGACTCCTAAAAAAATTGCAGGTAAAACAATGGGAACTCTTCAAATGGGAAGTGTTTCTGGTACATTATTTGGACCTATATTCGGAGGATTTCTAGCGGATACATTCGGCTTTCAATATACGTTTATTATTACTTCCAGTGCTGTATCAATTGCTGCGTTACTCGTTATTTTTGGCGTACATGAAATAAGAAGAGAAAAGAAAAAAGGAGATCATGAATATTCTAGAAAAACAGTAATTTCGGGAATTTTTCATCATCGCCTCATATTAAACGTTTTAATGATTACTTCTCTTATACAAATAGGTTTGTTTAGTATCCAGCCTCTTTTGTCCTTATATGTATCGCATCTGACCAATTCAACTGAAGTTGCACTACTTGCAGGAGTCACCTTCAGTGCTACAGGAGTCGGCAGTTTGCTATTTGCTAGAACATGGGGAAAACTAGGGGATACCCACGGATACGAAAAAATATTATCTATTTTGCTGATATTGGCCTTAATTTTCATTGTCCCACAAGCATGGGTAACGGATTTATGGCAATTAATCATACTACGCTTCCTTTTTGGTATTGCATCAGGTGGGTTGATACCTGTTACAACTGCCTTGATAAGAAGAGAAGCCCCTATTGAAGTACAAGGTGAACTAATGGGCTATAACACAAGCTTCCGCTTTTTAGGCAATATTATTGGTCCGATGTTTGGTGGATTCATCAGTGGATACATTGGTATATCTTCCGTTTTCTATGTAACAGGGTCACTGTTTTTATGTGGCTATTTAATCATCTACTTTGCGAGAAAAAAACCAGTTCAAGACTTTGAAGATGTTTTATTGGAAGAAGAACTTCACGCTAAACAAACAAATTAA
- a CDS encoding peptidylprolyl isomerase, with translation MYPQLSTEVASNEALVIMNTSKGPIKIKLFPELAPKTVENFLTHAEEGYYDGLIFHRVIEDFMIQGGDPTGTGMGGESIYGEEFEDEFSMNLFNLRGALSMANAGPNTNGSQFFIVQASSAQAEAKQLEDGGWPAEIAAAYEKNGGTPHLDQKHTVFGQVIEGMEIVDQIAVVEKDENDKPLEDITIDSIEIVQK, from the coding sequence ATGTATCCACAACTTTCAACAGAAGTTGCTTCAAATGAAGCTTTAGTTATTATGAATACATCAAAGGGACCTATTAAAATTAAATTATTCCCTGAACTTGCACCTAAAACGGTTGAAAACTTTTTAACTCACGCTGAAGAGGGCTATTATGATGGTCTTATTTTTCACCGAGTGATCGAAGACTTCATGATTCAAGGGGGAGACCCAACAGGTACTGGTATGGGTGGAGAAAGTATTTACGGTGAAGAATTCGAAGATGAGTTTTCGATGAACCTGTTTAACTTAAGAGGAGCATTATCGATGGCTAATGCTGGACCTAATACAAATGGAAGTCAATTTTTCATTGTACAAGCATCAAGTGCTCAAGCAGAGGCTAAACAATTAGAAGACGGTGGATGGCCAGCAGAAATTGCAGCTGCGTATGAGAAAAATGGCGGAACTCCACACTTAGATCAAAAACATACCGTTTTTGGACAAGTTATAGAAGGTATGGAGATCGTTGACCAAATTGCAGTTGTAGAAAAAGATGAAAATGACAAGCCACTAGAAGACATTACGATAGATTCTATTGAAATCGTACAAAAATAA
- a CDS encoding MalY/PatB family protein gives MPDFSTVFERRNTHSTKWDLLEQIYSIPDASDVLPMWIADMDFAIPSTIIDALHKRLEHPVFGYNIVPEETKLALTNWLEKKHQLKIESKWIFFQQGVIPAMASVLDAFTEVGDKILIHSPVYPPFNHVPTRLGRIVETCDLMEINSSFEIDFDDFEQKLSSGVKAFILCSPHNPGGKVWTKEDLTKIAALCERYNVLIISDEIHADIVFKPNKHIPILSVAENVNNIITFFAPTKTFNLAGIQAATIIVPDQQKRKILENQALERGQMELNIFSLTAFQAAYEHGEPWLEELLEVVSSNMDYVVEQLTNKLKGIKVSKPEATYLLWIDYRDTGLSEKEIMDLLLTKGKLALEPGTKYGKTGEGFLRMNVACPRHTLEDGVARFIKALS, from the coding sequence TTGCCTGATTTTTCTACCGTTTTTGAAAGACGTAATACACATTCTACTAAGTGGGACTTGCTAGAACAAATATATTCCATTCCAGATGCATCCGACGTGCTTCCTATGTGGATTGCAGATATGGACTTTGCTATCCCTTCCACTATTATCGATGCATTACATAAGAGATTAGAACACCCAGTTTTTGGATACAACATTGTACCCGAAGAAACAAAACTTGCACTTACAAATTGGTTGGAAAAAAAACATCAATTAAAAATAGAAAGTAAATGGATATTCTTTCAACAAGGTGTAATACCTGCGATGGCTTCTGTATTAGATGCTTTTACCGAAGTAGGAGATAAAATCTTAATACATTCTCCAGTGTACCCACCATTTAATCATGTACCTACACGACTTGGTCGTATTGTAGAGACTTGTGATCTCATGGAGATTAATAGTTCATTTGAAATCGATTTCGATGACTTTGAGCAAAAGCTTTCATCTGGTGTTAAAGCTTTTATTCTTTGTAGTCCCCACAATCCAGGTGGAAAAGTGTGGACCAAAGAAGATTTAACTAAAATTGCAGCTTTATGCGAAAGATATAATGTACTTATAATATCTGATGAAATCCATGCAGATATAGTTTTTAAGCCAAACAAGCATATACCCATTCTTTCGGTAGCGGAAAATGTTAATAATATTATTACTTTCTTTGCACCAACTAAAACATTTAACTTAGCGGGAATTCAAGCAGCTACAATTATAGTGCCAGACCAACAAAAAAGAAAAATCCTAGAGAATCAAGCCTTAGAACGTGGACAAATGGAACTAAATATATTTTCACTGACTGCTTTTCAAGCAGCATACGAACATGGGGAGCCTTGGCTGGAGGAATTACTAGAGGTTGTATCCTCCAATATGGATTATGTAGTAGAACAATTAACGAACAAGTTAAAAGGAATAAAAGTGTCTAAACCTGAGGCAACTTATCTTTTATGGATAGATTATCGAGATACAGGGTTATCAGAAAAAGAGATTATGGACTTGCTTTTAACAAAAGGTAAGTTAGCCCTTGAGCCAGGTACGAAATACGGAAAAACGGGAGAAGGCTTTTTAAGAATGAACGTAGCTTGTCCAAGACATACTTTAGAAGATGGAGTTGCACGATTTATTAAAGCACTTTCTTAA
- a CDS encoding DUF1871 family protein codes for MDTIEMNRKALWTLQEWDPFNIGVDSYDAEAADVVADLQSIDHPSELAKRIQTIYEHSFEQWIPLEKCVEVSYKLIALKYEMKCII; via the coding sequence ATGGACACAATTGAAATGAATCGAAAAGCACTTTGGACATTACAAGAATGGGACCCATTTAATATAGGTGTTGATAGTTATGACGCCGAAGCTGCTGATGTAGTTGCAGATCTTCAAAGTATTGACCATCCTTCTGAGTTGGCCAAAAGAATACAAACCATTTATGAACATTCTTTTGAACAGTGGATACCACTTGAAAAGTGTGTAGAAGTTTCATATAAATTGATTGCATTAAAATATGAAATGAAATGTATTATTTAA
- a CDS encoding helix-turn-helix domain-containing protein, whose amino-acid sequence MKQELHIQLRQLREERNISLEQLAHKATIGASKLEAYEAGSETPSVQTLLKLSNALEVPASNLLDGLQNE is encoded by the coding sequence ATGAAACAAGAACTTCACATACAATTACGTCAACTGAGGGAAGAACGAAATATTTCTTTAGAACAGCTTGCCCATAAGGCTACTATAGGAGCATCAAAGTTAGAGGCTTATGAAGCGGGAAGTGAAACTCCATCTGTTCAAACATTATTGAAACTTTCAAATGCATTAGAAGTACCAGCATCTAACCTATTAGATGGCTTACAAAACGAATAA
- a CDS encoding sodium-dependent transporter has translation MAKRDHFGSKIGFVLAAAGSAIGLGAIWKFPYMAGTNGGSVFVLLFILCTLLIGLPILLAEFIIGRKGQADAVTSFKKLAPRKPWFVIGWAGFFFSIIILSFYSVVGGWILSYLIRALTFSLNGTNETFYEDLFNSVISNPWEVIVGQGAFIFLTIWIVSGGIQGGIEKASKWMMPLLLIFFLVLAVRSLTLEGAMEGVKFLFVPDWSYFTWETALLALGQAFFSLSVGVSAMITYASYLPKETRLGNSALSVSLLNIGVSIMAGLVIFPAVFALGFSPNEGPGLVFIILPAVFEQIIFGQFFLILFFVLLLFATLTSSISMLEIVVSIGIKSKYERRKRAAWVYGVLIFLIGIPSALSFGILSDSHILGMSIFDFADFLTSSFGLPLGALFTSLFAGYVLTKSELQNDLKVNQFLLNTWRFIVRFAAPIAIIIVFIQGVMKLFV, from the coding sequence TTGGCAAAGCGAGATCATTTTGGATCTAAAATCGGATTTGTATTAGCAGCGGCTGGAAGTGCAATTGGCTTAGGTGCTATTTGGAAATTTCCATATATGGCCGGAACGAATGGTGGAAGCGTATTCGTCTTACTATTTATCTTGTGTACTTTATTAATTGGTCTACCGATTTTATTAGCAGAATTCATTATAGGAAGAAAAGGTCAAGCAGATGCAGTGACTAGTTTTAAAAAACTTGCTCCTAGGAAACCATGGTTTGTAATTGGATGGGCTGGGTTTTTCTTTTCTATTATTATTCTATCTTTTTATAGTGTAGTTGGGGGATGGATATTATCTTATTTAATAAGAGCTCTCACATTTAGCTTGAACGGAACAAACGAGACCTTCTATGAGGATTTGTTTAATAGTGTCATTTCAAATCCATGGGAAGTTATAGTCGGACAAGGTGCCTTTATCTTTCTAACAATATGGATTGTATCGGGTGGAATCCAGGGAGGAATTGAGAAGGCTAGTAAATGGATGATGCCTCTTCTTTTAATATTCTTTTTAGTTTTAGCAGTTCGCTCTTTAACTTTGGAAGGTGCAATGGAAGGAGTTAAATTTTTATTCGTTCCTGACTGGTCTTATTTCACATGGGAGACAGCTCTACTGGCATTAGGGCAAGCCTTTTTCTCCTTAAGCGTAGGTGTTTCCGCAATGATTACTTATGCGTCTTATTTGCCAAAAGAGACTAGATTAGGCAATTCAGCACTAAGTGTCTCACTTCTCAATATCGGTGTATCCATTATGGCTGGACTTGTTATCTTCCCTGCTGTTTTTGCTCTTGGATTCTCACCAAATGAAGGACCGGGTCTAGTTTTCATCATTTTACCTGCTGTTTTCGAGCAAATAATATTTGGACAATTTTTCTTAATACTATTTTTCGTTTTGTTGCTTTTTGCTACGTTAACTTCATCAATCAGCATGTTAGAGATTGTTGTATCCATCGGTATTAAGTCAAAATATGAACGTAGGAAACGAGCTGCATGGGTATATGGAGTCCTAATCTTTCTAATAGGTATTCCGAGTGCGTTGTCTTTTGGGATTCTTTCTGATAGTCACATTTTAGGAATGTCCATTTTTGATTTTGCGGACTTTTTAACAAGTAGCTTTGGGCTACCATTAGGAGCATTGTTTACCTCTTTATTTGCGGGTTATGTCCTTACCAAATCTGAGTTACAAAATGACTTGAAGGTAAATCAATTTCTATTGAATACATGGCGTTTTATCGTGCGTTTTGCCGCTCCAATAGCAATTATTATCGTCTTCATTCAGGGAGTAATGAAATTATTTGTCTAA
- a CDS encoding RNA polymerase sigma factor, with amino-acid sequence MSENEIIERAQQGDKAAYTALIQKHHRTVEKFAFQCGVKVNDIPDVTQEVFVKLYRFLHQFKRERFTTWLYKITLNATRDYYRKETKEIEKEKKLNHHNMNISTKSTEDRILLFEEDKELHQAIQSLDIKYQHPIILFYFHDLSYEQIADILSVPITTVKTRLLRAKSQLKNLLSSNGGAKHGR; translated from the coding sequence ATGTCCGAAAATGAAATAATCGAGCGAGCGCAGCAAGGAGACAAAGCTGCATATACAGCTCTTATTCAAAAACATCACCGAACAGTTGAAAAGTTTGCTTTTCAATGTGGTGTCAAAGTGAACGATATTCCTGATGTCACTCAGGAAGTGTTTGTAAAGCTTTACCGTTTTTTACATCAATTTAAACGCGAACGGTTTACAACATGGCTCTACAAAATAACTTTAAATGCTACAAGAGACTATTATCGTAAGGAAACAAAAGAAATAGAAAAGGAAAAAAAGCTAAATCATCATAATATGAATATCTCCACTAAGTCCACGGAAGATCGTATATTACTATTTGAAGAAGACAAGGAGTTGCATCAAGCAATTCAATCACTAGATATAAAATATCAGCATCCAATAATTTTATTTTATTTTCATGATTTATCGTACGAACAAATTGCTGATATATTAAGTGTTCCGATAACTACAGTAAAAACAAGATTACTACGAGCAAAAAGCCAACTAAAAAACCTACTTTCATCGAATGGAGGTGCCAAGCATGGACGATAA
- the yugI gene encoding S1 domain-containing post-transcriptional regulator GSP13, with protein MNNENKVGDVVTGKVTGIQPYGAFVSLDENTQGLVHISEITYGYVKEVGEFLTVGQEVEVKILEVDSESGKISLSIRELQEKPTISKKDDKPRKSLQARVDEHDEEGFNTLKEKLAEWINQSVQ; from the coding sequence ATGAATAATGAAAATAAGGTAGGAGATGTTGTCACAGGTAAAGTTACTGGAATTCAACCATATGGAGCGTTTGTTAGTTTAGACGAAAATACACAAGGTCTCGTGCATATTTCTGAAATTACTTACGGCTATGTAAAAGAAGTCGGTGAATTTTTAACTGTAGGCCAAGAAGTAGAAGTGAAAATCTTAGAAGTGGATAGTGAATCTGGTAAAATCAGCTTGTCTATACGTGAACTACAAGAAAAACCTACTATTTCTAAAAAAGATGATAAACCAAGGAAATCTTTACAAGCTCGTGTTGATGAACATGATGAAGAAGGATTTAATACATTAAAAGAAAAGCTTGCAGAATGGATTAATCAGTCCGTTCAATAA